The Nomia melanderi isolate GNS246 chromosome 6, iyNomMela1, whole genome shotgun sequence genomic sequence TTCCGTTGAAATTGATACGTTAAATCGGTGGCAACATGTTACGGTGAACCCGAAACGAGATCCTTAAAGGAACGTGATCGAGGATTCGAGGAGTAGTAAAACCGAGAAACAAGGGTTGGAATAGAAGCGGCGGAAGATTGACGTTCAATTTCGTCGGTCGGAACGGAGGAGTCACGCGATGATATTCCACTTCGCCCTTATTTGTTTCTTCGTTCGCTTTGACGCTCGCGCCGAGGATCGGCATCAAAGGTCTGCACAGGAAATTGATGGCGCTCGTTACTGCGACTTCGATGGCACTCAAAGCAACTACAACGCGTCTGATCTGATACGGTGAGTAGAAAAACCGTACCCGTTGTTATTATTTCCGTCGTTGTTGTGATCATCGACGGAGTGAGGCGAACCGTTGGATAACTCACTGTGGAGGATGTGGCGTCGCGTAGGTGTCTTGATCAGTTGGCCGGCAATCTCGCTGATCGAGAAAGCGGCAGACAGACCGGTGGAAAGAGTCAGTGGAACGGGTCAACGGGCAGGCAGATCTCATTCGCTGAGATCCTCGCGAATCTGTTCGACCAGGACCAATTCCGGGTATGTTAGAGACCAAAAGTTAATTTTTAGCATTCCAGCTTTGTTAAATGAATTGCAGTTTATGTTAGAGGCGTATTGGAAACTAAAACCAGGATAAACATTCACGAAAGTGGATTCTTGTAGCTCAAGCTGATAAttgaagtttttataatttatagattTGTTTTCGTTGATATTGAgtagtgaataatttattttgattagaACAGAGTAACTTTGAAAATAGAATGTTTTATTTGGAATGGAATAATTACTTAATGTTTTTATGAAGATTCAcagttattattcattatatattattttcattattattcatcaTATAgtagttatatattattactacgAATGCattattaatagttttaatgaCTTCGAAACTGTTCACCAAgcaaaaaagatgaaaattcaTGAGAACAAGGTCGAGATATACGACGGCATCTCCCGCACAAAGTTTCCGGGAACTTTTCTACTTATAGCCACATCAGACTACCTCCTTTCCGGCGGATACGGCGTCTGGCTACTACCAATCGAATTATCCGACGGTATCAGGTGGAACGTTCGATCTTCCGGCGGGATTTCGGCTGAATCTCTTCGATGCCCTGTCCACGATATCCCGCCGCGACGATTACAAGTGTGTACCCAGAATACTCTGCGAAATGGCGAGCGGGAAACTTCCCGGGCGATCGTTAGGGAAACAAACCTCGAATTTCTTCGACTTCGGCAGGAACGCTTTCATGGAGTACGTTCTCGACTTCGATCTAACCGACCATCGAGTATTTTTTCGGTCCTCGATGATCGTGGAGCAGCTCGGATTCAATTCTGCGCGGTTCCTGTTTTCAGATGGCTGACCAAAGTTGACGTCACAAGCTATTCTCCTCTGCTGAACTTCGGCAGAGCGATGATCCTCGGTTACAGCAACAGAGGGAACTCCGTCGCTTGTTACAGCGCATTCCCTAAATGTCCCAGGGACGCCGGTCAATTGGTtcattacttgaataattacaACGGAGGTTTCTTCCGGCTATTCAACAAAATACACATCGGAAAACGCAGACGGATTAATCGTGTTCGCGACCAGAGACGTAAGTCAACCTTGGACtccatacaaataaaatatcaggTTGTTCGGTAAGTAGGATGAATGTACTGGTTGTTGCAGCGGTTTTGAACAACTTTCTGATATTTGAACggtgtttctttctttcaattttgGCAATGTTATAATGACGGTATAGAGTCGTTCAAAATAGATTACATCGAAGAACAAAGACAATAGGCTTGTGATACATTGTGATAAATTTAATCTTCGTTTCTGTCGCAGGTGATCATTCAAAAAGTGAAACCGAGGGAAGAATAATAACTGGTTCGTTGATAGAACCCGAATCACCTGAAGCATTCGGAAGTATAATTCAATTTCCGTTTTATAAGGATTTCCGGAGTAATAATGAGATCGTTTTTCCGAATGAAAATCATCTAAATTCTGAAACTACAGCGAATGATATCGTGAATTATATACCAGTGTCGGAAGAGAATATTCAGCAAGAAGATTATGTTCCATTTTTCCCACAGGTAATTACATGAAACAAAAATCTTTGTCACTGTTTAATAATGATGTTTGTTTTTTAGGTTTCGTATGGTACAAGATATTCTCGGTTACGATTCCCTTGAAGCATtgacaaattaaaatttcacaataGATTGTTAGTAGATGAATCTAAACAGACAATATTCCCAAATCGTTCCAAAGCTGTTGAATATTAATAGTTAAACAAGTTGCGCGAATATTATCTATTCTTGCGTCCCAAATAATAGATTTGCGGACTAAACAGACAATCCTTGACGAGCGCAGTACATTAATAAGTTAAGAATAAAATTCAagcataattaatatttataaaagttctCGTTGCGCAGAGTGTTACATGTTTGTATATACTTTCTGTTCCTGTATCAAT encodes the following:
- the LOC116427974 gene encoding uncharacterized protein LOC116427974, giving the protein MIFHFALICFFVRFDARAEDRHQRSAQEIDGARYCDFDGTQSNYNASDLIRCLDQLAGNLADRESGRQTGGKSQWNGSTGRQISFAEILANLFNDFETPHQTTSFPADTASGYYQSNYPTVSGGTFDLPAGFRLNLFDALSTISRRDDYKCVPRILCEMASGKLPGRSLGKQTSNFFDFGRNAFMEWLTKVDVTSYSPLLNFGRAMILGYSNRGNSVACYSAFPKCPRDAGQLVHYLNNYNGGFFRLFNKIHIGKRRRINRVRDQRRDHSKSETEGRIITGSLIEPESPEAFGSIIQFPFYKDFRSNNEIVFPNENHLNSETTANDIVNYIPVSEENIQQEDYVPFFPQVSYGSPESPFSAMLLAQMPFVETAWGAVRAPTSCPMNLLTGMSHRFMSQLPATDYRPQLLLDCGFYASRYPRTYKVTE